One uncultured Jannaschia sp. DNA segment encodes these proteins:
- a CDS encoding DMT family transporter: MRLFLMTALAVTLLAANSLLTRAGVLDGTDPVAFAAIRVGAGAIVLGLLAAGRGIDLRGRRRWGAALALVIYLMGFSLAYRSLDAGLGALILFATVQLALFAAGAVRGERAGPVRMVGMAIALGGLVWLLAPGGGPWAMVDAVLMGAAGLGWAAYSFAGKFEPKPLAGTAGNFILAAGAVLLAAPLWWGADVTPLGWITAVASGAVASGLGYALLFRVLPRMGLATAGVAQLSAPVIAMAGGALLLGEWPTGRALAAASLVLAGIALATIGPRRQPTMRSSGS; this comes from the coding sequence ATGCGCCTGTTCCTGATGACCGCCCTCGCCGTGACGCTTCTGGCGGCCAACTCGCTTCTGACGCGCGCGGGAGTGCTCGACGGGACTGATCCCGTAGCCTTCGCGGCGATCCGGGTCGGGGCGGGCGCGATCGTGCTGGGTCTGCTCGCGGCGGGGCGTGGCATCGACCTTCGCGGCAGGCGGCGCTGGGGTGCCGCGTTGGCGCTGGTGATCTACCTTATGGGCTTCAGTCTCGCCTATCGCAGCCTCGACGCGGGGCTCGGCGCGCTGATCCTCTTCGCGACGGTCCAGCTGGCCCTTTTTGCCGCCGGTGCGGTCCGGGGCGAACGGGCGGGCCCGGTGCGCATGGTGGGCATGGCGATAGCGCTGGGCGGGCTCGTCTGGCTGTTGGCCCCCGGCGGCGGGCCCTGGGCGATGGTCGATGCCGTGCTGATGGGCGCCGCGGGGCTCGGCTGGGCGGCCTACAGCTTTGCGGGCAAGTTCGAGCCGAAGCCGCTCGCGGGCACGGCCGGGAATTTCATCCTCGCCGCCGGGGCCGTCCTCCTTGCCGCACCGCTCTGGTGGGGGGCGGACGTCACACCGCTGGGCTGGATCACCGCCGTCGCATCCGGTGCGGTCGCCTCGGGGCTGGGATACGCGCTGCTCTTCCGGGTGCTGCCGCGCATGGGGCTTGCGACGGCAGGCGTCGCCCAACTCTCGGCGCCGGTGATCGCGATGGCCGGCGGCGCGCTCCTGCTGGGCGAATGGCCCACCGGGCGCGCGCTGGCGGCGGCGAGCCTCGTGCTGGCCGGTATCGCGCTGGCGACGATCGGGCCGCGGCGTCAGCCCACGATGCGCTCCAGCGGATCGTAG
- a CDS encoding DUF2161 domain-containing phosphodiesterase — translation MRETDLYPPVKAFLEGQGYAVKGEIGPADVVAIRGDEPPVIVELKTGFSLALVHQGIDRQAITPHVYLAVPDVAGRRGWSALKANLKLARRLGLGVLTVRARDGLVTVHCDPGPFQPRLLSKPRARLLREFAARRGDPSPGGATRIGLVTAYRQDALALAAHLAAEGTCRGRDARAATGVTRATQIMRDNHYGWFVKVAVGTFELTEAGRAAAEGANP, via the coding sequence ATGCGCGAGACCGACCTCTACCCGCCGGTGAAGGCCTTCCTCGAAGGCCAGGGCTACGCGGTGAAGGGTGAGATCGGACCCGCCGACGTGGTCGCCATCCGGGGCGACGAGCCGCCGGTCATCGTCGAGCTGAAAACCGGGTTCAGCCTGGCGCTCGTGCATCAGGGCATCGACCGGCAGGCGATCACGCCGCATGTCTATCTCGCCGTGCCGGACGTCGCGGGGCGGCGCGGATGGTCGGCGCTGAAGGCCAACCTCAAGCTCGCCCGGCGGCTGGGGCTCGGGGTGCTGACGGTGCGGGCGCGCGACGGGCTGGTGACGGTCCATTGCGACCCCGGCCCCTTCCAGCCCCGCCTGCTCTCGAAGCCCCGCGCCCGGCTGCTGCGGGAATTCGCGGCCCGGCGCGGCGACCCGTCGCCCGGCGGTGCCACGCGGATCGGACTGGTGACGGCCTACCGCCAGGATGCGCTGGCCCTCGCGGCGCATCTGGCGGCCGAGGGCACATGCCGTGGCCGCGACGCGCGAGCTGCGACCGGCGTGACCCGCGCCACGCAGATCATGCGCGACAACCACTACGGCTGGTTCGTGAAGGTCGCCGTGGGCACGTTCGAGCTGACCGAGGCGGGCCGCGCGGCGGCGGAGGGGGCAAATCCCTGA
- a CDS encoding NUDIX domain-containing protein, translating to MTHRPIRIAARAILVHRDRLLLVNAYPPSVGSDLWCAPGGGAEPHAGLPENLAREVREETGLEVRVDAPCLVNEFHDPARDFHQVELFFRCRLVRGTLDPAWEDPEGVVTRRRWVTRAQMAELRYRPLALPSVAWMEAGAPRYDPLERIVG from the coding sequence ATGACGCACCGCCCCATCCGCATCGCCGCCCGCGCGATCCTCGTCCATCGCGACCGGCTCCTCTTGGTCAATGCCTATCCGCCCTCGGTGGGGAGCGACCTCTGGTGCGCCCCTGGCGGCGGGGCCGAGCCGCATGCAGGCCTGCCCGAGAACCTCGCCCGCGAGGTGCGCGAGGAAACCGGGCTGGAGGTGCGGGTCGATGCGCCCTGCCTCGTCAACGAGTTCCACGATCCCGCGCGGGACTTCCACCAGGTCGAGCTCTTCTTTCGCTGCCGTCTTGTGCGGGGGACGCTCGATCCCGCGTGGGAGGATCCCGAGGGCGTGGTGACGCGCCGCCGCTGGGTCACGCGCGCCCAGATGGCGGAGCTGCGCTATCGCCCGCTTGCATTGCCCTCCGTTGCGTGGATGGAGGCGGGCGCGCCGCGCTACGATCCGCTGGAGCGCATCGTGGGCTGA